In the Drosophila teissieri strain GT53w chromosome 3R, Prin_Dtei_1.1, whole genome shotgun sequence genome, AAATGAcagatttaatatttttcaaccTACAAGAATTCACTGAATGCATTGAAGACATAGAGCTTGACACACTTGACAACTGACACACTTAGGTATCTTTAatccaaaacttttaaaacacGATTCATTAATTCACGTCAATTCTGAAAAACTTCTTAATATCAAAACTTCAGCTTGGCTTAAATCTGATACTAACGAAATTCTGATAATATCCCACATTCCAAGAGACATGATCAAAACACCAGTTTTTGAAATAATCCCATACCCAgatgaaacaagagagaacgctatagtcgagttccccgactatctgatacccgttactcagctattcgaagtgcgaaggagagtcttcagcacatacagtttttggcggttttgtggacgttagagtgggagtggcaaaaagttttttggcaaatcaatagaaatttacaagactaatacaaaaatgaaaaaatatcaaaacatttttcataagtgtgggcgtggcagctttgggcggtttgtgggcgttagagtgggcgtggcaacatgaatcgacaaacttgcgctgcgtctatgcccctggagtctgtatgcttaatcaagcttttgtagttcctgagatctcgacgttcatacggacggacagacggacagacggacggacggacggacagacggacggacagacggacatggccaaatcgactcggctactgatcctgatcaagaatatatatactttatatggtcggaaacgcttccttcttccagttacatacttttcaacgaatctagtatacccttttactctacgggtATAAGAAGTAACATACCAACCGAAACAATacatgacaaatatttttcacacaataATCAAACATACACGGCAAGTTCTCAAAGCTTggttaaataaatgtataactgGTATACCAAAGCAGGTCCCAACACAATGTAGATACAGTAAAACACATTCTGatttagaaataaaatatgtagagCCTAACATAATTACAACTTGGAACCTTCCCAAGACTATCCTAAACCAAAATGGTATCAATAGAGAAACTTTAATAGAAGGCAATAACAtgataaaagcatttaattgttctgttctgtttaaCTAGAAGAAATATCAATTACCAACACAATGTTAGACTATACTCAAACTAtctatgtaaataataatgtaacaAAACTCGAACCACTCGAATACATTcagacaaaagaaaaaatggaacaaCACAATCAGGCGAATAAtgtatttcaaataataacacTTACAACATTAATCATAATTGTTATAATTGCATTATTATactttttctataaatataaaactatacCCCAAAAGttaattgtaaaattcaaaaatcaaagcCTAAAGaacgaaaatattataagtcCTGAAAGAGACAATACAGTACCCTCAGTAAATACCCCTGTATTGTACCCTAATCTAAATACCTGAGGGCAGGTTTTTTCTTAAGGATGGGGAAGTAACATATCCATTCTACACCCACAACTCCCCAACCACAAACACTATTGTaaccactcacacacatacattaATGTCTAACACATTATTCCCCCCGAGAGTtcgaaaaaacagaaacaaatcTCACAGGCTATTTCTAGCAATGTTTCGAACACcgaagtcaagccgaattgtcgtggctctgccgctgtCTCTGCCTGCAGTTcttatttgttgttattttttcgaagtagttcaGAGCAAtgaccgaaaatgagagtgagaggagacaaaatcagagtcgagGAAAACACGATTTGTATAGACTTCTGAATACCGTTCTAATAACtggtgggatatttatatatttttaagtgtatatttaatttatatttgttgattaaaggattttaaattttgtaagaaattaaactgtcgctatagaAAACGCCAATGCGTCcgtgtttaattatttgcctatgtaattctaattacacaGGATCAGTATGGTTTGAAATACCTTGAAACGCGCCTGTCAGAatgtttggtttcgttttccgtcaccccttttcttttgcatttgcattcaattgtagAATGTGACAAGTGGTGTTTGGAAAATTTGCAacgttaaatatataaaaccggTAAGTAAAGTGTTTCGCATTGATAAATTAGCAAAGCTAATTGCATgaaaataatgtaaacaaaaaaggaaaaaaataatgcaataaaagaaaaaataaaaatgtaatttaaaatttaaataacttttttactttttttgggAGATATTTTCTGGATTTACAGGtattttcccgaggaattTCTAAGGAATTCCAAGAAATACTAGAGGAATTCCCGAAGACCTTggttatttttcgatattccccaggaattccttgtagggttgttgataatatatcaaaatatcaatatatcgatattttttcctgaaaatgatatatttatatcgtgataatttttttgaacaaatatcgatattgcgatattttttgttgatattttttttgatattttctctTCGTTCACTCTGATTTCCAAAGCGATACCGAGTAAAAGTGCACGTgttaaaatgaacataaaatccaattacactgataaaaaaaacgGGACTGCAAAGGGCAAACTCTGCGACcgaattattaatacaacTGGAAACTCTTCAAAGTTGTCTTTGCACCTTAAGAAGCCGAATGACAGACACATAACACAACGAGTCTTCCTAAAATCACTTTATTCTAAGTACTGGTAGcattataatatgaaatttatataaacataacgtattattatctgcattataaatagaatatccatgcatttaaataaaaacaagagagtacGGCGTTAAGGTGGTAACTATGTCTCTGGAgcctgtatgcttaatctcaactttctagcttttgtagttcctgagatctcgacgttcatacggacggacagacggacttggccatatcgactcggctattgatcctgattaagaatatatatactttatatggtctccctgttacatacttttcaacgaatctactctacgagtaacgggtataaaaataaagttaataaaacactttaattttatttattgtgggaaaaaaaattttattaaaacaaaaatttatcaaaaatatcaaatatgtcgatatttttttgtgatattttaaatattatcatcattttgttttgataaaaaaaatatcatcaatacgatatgtttttaatatcaCGACATCCCTAATTCCTTGGAAATTCCTCGGGAActtcgaattcctcgccacgaacgcctgttgtatggaaattcctcGCCGATTTGTATGGGAAATTCCCCAGGAAGGAAATTCCTTAGGGAATCCTTAGGGACTGGTACTTCACACatacaatcacacacacacattaatgtctaagtACACAATGTAATCAAAGATCAAGAGCCCTTCGTTTAAGCTTAGCTGTTATTTACGCACAGCATCATGTTCCAAAATCTAGACTTTGCGGCGAGCCAACGTCCCCTAAACATTTGATTACTTGGCGAGCTACTGAATTAACAAAAACTTCCGCCCACGCAATCGTCTCAGGATTCTCCAATTACTCCTATTTTTCGAAAGCTTCTCTCTTCACTGGAGAATAGACGTTTATAACTTTAAACTCTTAAACTTCGCTCTTAAGCTATCCCAATCTTCCTATTCAAACGCAAACATGTCTATATGAGTTAGTTCAGTACTGAGTATGCTATCAATTGCGGTAGCCTTGCTAAGCCCACTTTAACTTCGAAGTCCATTATCCAAGctagttctttttttttgtgttctcttttttattaaactctcGGTCTGAAttcgtaaatatatatatatgcatatacatatatgtatacttaaatatacatattttatgttattttttttgtatgcacAACGCTTTTGTTATATGTTGGAGTTTTAATTTCTTCCCTGCCACAATAAGAACTTTATTAATGTCCTTTTACCCTAAGATATTATTTCTTTGGGTACCAGGTATAAAGGAAAATGAACTAGCCGACAACCAAGCTAAATTAGCTCCTAAATTTTCTCTAATCTTTACCAACAACTTTAACATCTGGGATTTAATCAACGTCATCAAAACAAGACTGCTTAATAGCAAATTAAATCGACTTAACCAAGCATCTAGATGgtatcaaaatataaataatactaatataaACCACAACCATTATATAACATTTATACAATATGATACAATCCCAATAAACATTCAAACCAAATTTATTAGACTAAGACTTGGACATACTAAAATTACCCACGAACATTACTTTAATctatctatataaataaaaattgagaacaagttttaacggttttgcattcgttcTCGGGCCccgttaggacaagagcaaagaaaattctggaaaaagtctaaagaaaagcgggaaaaccgttttttacatgcggcgccatttctaaaacataggatgtcattcttctctgctcatttcgttttatttaattcatgagacaaactttatttggttcataaaaaaattgtaacagcaggcatttgtttttgaggtggttagttgaactgtgttaattatgtgtatcgtgcatttgaggttaaactcaccacttccaccttcttcgacttcctcatcctcatcgaTTGAATTTATGTGCCTTGCGATGGCAAATAAAGCATTAGGTCAACTAAGTATGCCTTCACCGAATCGTCCAATGCATGGTTTGTTTGATCGAGAATTGCAACGTGAACAACAGTACAATATCAATGAGTTGCAAACATTTGTGAATTGGAATTTACCCAAATTGAACGACCAACAAAAACATGTTTACGATACCATTATGCAAGCAGTACAAAATTATGTTGGTGGATTGTATTTTTTGGATGCGCCTGGAGGTACGGGTAAAACATTTGTGGTATCATTGATTTTGGCAGCCATTCGgtcacaacaaaaaattgcattggcaCTTGCTTCGTCAGGAATTGCTGCTACTTTATTGGATGGTGGACGAACAGCAcactcagcattaaaattgccgttaaatgtgcaggtttgtttgtattcattgattgatctatttaaaatacattagtgctaattactatattatttttgaacgtGCAGGTGATTGACAAtcccacatgcaacatatcaagaaattctgcaaggacaaaagttttgcagcaagcagcaattaTTCTATTGGAGAATGtacaatgacccataaaaaatctctggaagcattaaacagaacaatttaagatctacgtcgcaatcaacaatCAACAAAGTTCCAAAgttgatcactttgccaaacaatttttgtacaattctacaatctaaaggcgaattaatagaaagcgtttttccaaatttttccaatatattatatatataaaatcacagaaatcacgattggttggCAGAaagagcaatattgtcaccaaaaaatgtacatgtcaatgaaatctggtatctggtaaatctggtatgccaccgcatttttgaacttaaaaatcgggtcatcaattattttactacggaatttaaatgcaccaaaattatgcaatgacacaagattggttgtaaaaaaattgatgccgaatttaattgaagccacgatattgactggaaaagcgaaaggagaaatggtgctcataccgcgtattccgttgataccaacagacatgccgtttgaatttaagcgactgcaattcccagtgcgtctatcatttgtcatgtccatcaataaggcacaaggacaaacgcttcaagtatgcgggttgaatttggaagagccgtgtttttctcatgggcagttatacgtagcctgttcaagagttggcattccaaactctttatttgtattcgctccaaatggacaaacgaaaaatatagtttatccaaatgttttggattgaaaataacaattttcaaataaaataaatgacttacATATAtcaaattctaggaatttttcactgaattttaagactgcatgcggcgaagcgcacagggccaactagtaaagtatatatattcttgatcaggatcagtagccgagtcgatctggccatgtccgtctgtccgtccgtctgtccgtatgaacgtcgagatctcaggaaccacaaaagctggaaagttgagattaaacatacagactccagagacatagacgcagcgcaagtttgttgattcatgttgccacgcccactctaacgcccgcaaaccgtataaaactgccacgcccacacttttgaaaaatgttttaatatgttttaattgttgtattagtcttgtaaatttctatcgatttgccaaaaaactttttgccacgcccactctaacgcccacaaaccgccaaaaactgtcagtgttgaagactctccttcgcacttcaaatagctgagtaacgggtatcagatagtcggggaactcgactatagcgttctctcttgtttttgttatgcaaagacaagagccctcagagcgacgtttgtagtcgtgaatagcaacaattttttgttgacgtgcgcaccgttgcctggtgatgaattcgatactcctcgctcAAAACAATTATAGTCAACTTATCATAATCTTTGTATGCTAacctttaatttttgtattatacattacacatggcactagccaacaatttattactcaataaaattatgctattattttaactgcaacaaaatgagtaggtaaacattttcaaaaggggtgctgacgtGAGAAGCGGAGTAGGTCCAAATCGATTACATAACGTTTAACagacaaccttgacaaaagggtATCGTATTGCGCGGtcgatccatcaggcatgcgggCGCATGTAGGGGAGGGAATGTGGCgcaaacattgcccgatcgttttacgatcaagctacagcttgtggggcCGTGAGGtctgctgactgacgaacggtacgaacttttacaggcacaaataatatttattctcgttatgttggagaggtgaggggcttaccaagatctcacgacccaaaatcgacgagcttacgctggcatCATGGTGCCTGAAtatcggatgcccctcccaCGGCCTTagtccttacccaggacacgggcacttatacgccgacgtaacatattttatataaaccAGCAATTTCAAGCCCTCGGAAAAACTGACCTAAATCAAGATTACCATTAGTGTCACCAATTTCATAACTTGCAGCGATTTACTTTCTATGTTTGAAGAAACATATTATATGCAAGCTCACTACTTTACACAGTGGCTTTGAAGcttttgtatatttcttaGGCAATTCTATTACAGGAATCCTGTTTTTTGATAtcattatatttctatttatatttttgagtTCATTGATTGTTATTCTGGACAGAGCATCGACTACATGTTAATACTTCCCCCCGTATTGTACCGTAAACTTATATTCTTCCCAGCCCAACCGCATTTTTGTGAGTTCGGAACATGTGTTTCTCATTGAAAATAGGTGTGTTAGTTGCCTGTTGCGTTTAAACTAAGAAATGCCTATATTAGCTACTAGTTCTTGTTTCGTTATCGACTTATTACTTCATATACTTATTACTTTTATTGCCACTTGTAGCTGTTGACCGTTATGGTATTGAGAATGTATCGCTCCTCATGCTCGTTTACTAGCATCTGTGgttatgcaaaattatttgctAAAATCTGGTTTCTGAAAAagattgtatttattttaagataaTCTATTGCctctttgcatttctttgtCCATTCGAATGGGACATTCTTTTTGCAAAGCCTTGTAAAGAGGCGTAAttcttttaaacaaattttaatgaatctTCTGTAATAGTTGCAAAATGCAACGAATCCTTCTGTCTACAAATATACAAAGCTTCGTCTGTATTTGCTGGTTGTGGGATTTTAAATCATATGTAGAGTCATCTGATTGTATATCTTTATCATTACATTTGTGACCTAAATAAATAACCTCTTTCATAAAGAaagtacattttacattaatGTAGTTTTAGATTAAGCTGTCTACATAATTTGAACACGTCGATAAAATTCTTAAGCATATGCTTTTCCGAACATCCAATTACCACTAAATAATCCATATATAGAAATGCTTGCGAAGGCTCTAAGCCTATGAATGCAAGTGTCATCATTTTTTGGAAGGAATTTGGTGCTCTTTTTAAACCAAATAGTTCGACAGTTTTATCGATTTGTCATTTTGCCTTTGAAATGCtagctttttattttcttccaTTCTGTAGTTGTTGATGTATACAGGGGTTTTATCATTCAATATCaattattgaaaatacaaattattagcCGAtatggtttctgtttctggttgagataaaaaatatattttagaaaagTTTTTGAAGTTCTGTGCGGATTATTAtctacatttgcattttaaaaatcatttaacgATTCGCTTTTTATATTATGCTGTTTACTACAGCGTCTTTGCAAGTTGTATTTATTATACGAATCATTACATTCTCAGTGCTTACAAGTGCGGTTGCAATTATAATTCCAGATTGTAATTCCAggttgaaaatataaaaaaatgcgtatcttttgaaaatatattgatCTTTCGTATGACTTTAGATCTTGTAAGGAAAACTATTTCATTCTCGAGTGAATGTATAGTAGGAATGTTTAAGTTCCTACAATTATTGGGTATCACCGTGAACTAATCTTTCTGGTCATGGAATTCTTAAATATAATTGCATTTCTTTACAAAATCTTTTTAAATACCATCACCTAGTATCGGAAAGTAGTCTTGTACGATATGGAACTCATATGGTATTACTAAATTAACAACGCAAATATCTAATTTTACAGTATCTATGCCTGATATAGTAGTAATATGCCgcgaatttaaattattcaattttttagATATCTGAACCTGTATTTATCCATGAGTAAAAATGCCTTTAAATTGGGACTcatgttttgtaatttaataaaaattcctaaattaagatttattttatacagctgttggctgttgctcAAGGGGCATCCTGGTTGTCCGtctgaatatatttataacataaTTATtgcctttatttttgttgtaattCCGGTTTCGGTTATAATTTTGGTTTTGTATACCTCTATAGTAACCTGCACCTCTATTATTATTCTGGTTACCGCCGTGTCCTCTATTTCTGCCACAATAACAACCTCGGCTTctataattgtcattagagttATTATATTTACCTCGACCGTTACCTCTGTTTTGGATATCGTTATCTACTGTTATATTATaacacacttttcaaattgACGGTCATTTTTGCAGCAGtcaatatattttgcaatCATGTCCGTGAGCAGTGCTGTGCAGAACGGATGCAAGGTGACATTTGACCTAGAGAAGGCCATGGTGGTGCAAGATGGAGAATGCAtcgccaaagccaaaaagattggcaatttgtatttgtttgaagGTGGTCGAAGCGGGTGTTTCGCCATGTCAGCAGTTGATGGGATTTTACTGCACAAGAGATACGGACACATTATTTTCTCCAACATTAAAGAAATTGTATCCAAAGGGATAGTGCGCGGCATAGAAAAGATTGGTTTTCCGGAAAATATTAGCTGCAAAACGTGTATGGTAGCAAGATCCATGTTTAACCATTCCCCAGGGCAACGTGTAATCGGGCTAAGGAGCTTTTGGAGCTGATACACGCGGATGTGTGTGGAGCTTTCCCAACACTGTCTCTGGGAGGTGCAAAGTATTTTCTTACATTCATTGACGACAAATCCAGGAgaattttggtttattttctgCGTATGAAGAACGAGGTGCTGTCAAAGTTCATGGAGTTCAAGAATCTGGTGGAACGGCAGGCAGGCAAAAAGCTGAAATGCCTGCGGAGTGACAACGGCGGAGAGTTTGTCAATAAGCAGTTTTATGAATACCTCAGGAAGTATGGAATTGCCAGGCAGCTAACAATACTGCATCGTCGCAGCAAAATGGCGTGGCGGAAAGGGCAAATCGGACGCTAGTGGAAATGTCGAGATGTCTTCTGCTCCAGGCGGGGCTAGGAGATAGTTTTTGGGCAGAAGCTGTCAACACTTCGGTTTATCTGCGTAACCGATCTCCTACCAGCGCGGTAAATAGTATGATTTCTATGGAAGCGTGGACGGTTAAGAAGCCTTGCGTGAAACATCTAAAAGTATTTGGATCTCTTGCAGTTGCTCTGGACAAGGGTCCGAGGAAGGGCGAGTACTCTGTGTATCTATCGGCTACCCAGCAGCTCGACAAGAAGTAGAGAAGCGGGATGTTTTGTTTGATGAACATCATGCTGTGGCATCCAAAGATGATGTTATGTTGATCAACCTGGAGGAACTCGAAGAGCCCTGCCAGCGAGATGGGGCCGAAAACGATGAAACCGTATATGACATATCCGTCGATACTGGCAGCTCGGATGAGAGCATAGATCAGTATGAGGGTGCTGACGATAAGGATGAGCAGGTTGTAGAAGACGCACACAGATTTCCTGGTCGTCCCAAGATTGTCCGGACTGGAAAACTTCGACGTCCGAAGAAACAATATAACATCTTGGGCGCTCTAGTTTCGGAAAATGTTTCGATTCCCTTGACTTGCAAAGAGGCGGTAGAAAGTTCGCATGCCATGGAATGGCGCGAAGCTTTGGCTAAGGAATTTGATTCCCTGGTTGCCAATCAAACTTGGCAGATTACTGATTTACCGAAGAATAAGGATGGGCAAATAGAACGTTTCAAAGCTCGTCTGGTAGCTCCCAGCAGTTTGGCGTAAATTACGTGGAAACTTTTTCGCCGGCATGCCGACTGAAGAGTGTGCGTCTAATGATAGCACTGGCGGCGGAGCTTAAGCTATATCTTCATCAGATGGATGTATGCACGGCGTATCTCAACAGCGATCTAAGAGAGACGGTTTACATGAAGCAGCCGAAGGGATATATTGATGAGAAGAATCCTGACAAGGTATTGGTGCTGAGGAAAGCAATATACGGCTTAAAGCAGTCAGGAAGGGCCTGGAACTAAAAGCTAAATGGCGCTTTGGTGGATTTGGGATTTATTTCCTGCAACAACGAGCCATGTTTATACATACAGAACGGACAAGGTAACCTTTCCCTAATTCTTGTATATGTTGACTTATAGCTTGCCAATCGCACGAGGATttgctggaaattaaataCAGCATTCCAGATAGATTGCACCAGCGACAAGTGCAAAAAGGTGGATTTCACGGTCTATTAATCTGTGGTGGGAGAGCTTATGTGGATAACTCTGACAACAAGACCGGACATAATGCATTCGGTGTCCAAATCGGCTTAACGGAACCAAAATCCGCATGCTGAGCACATTGCTGGCATAAAGCACATCCTAAGGTATCTCTCGTCCACGGTTGTCATGAAATAACATTATCAGCAATGTGGTCAATCGTTCTGTGGATACGTGGATGCGGATTGGCAAGGCGATAGGCTTGACAGGAAGTCTACATCTACTTGTTGGCCGGTGTTCCAATTTTTTGGCGTTCAGAAAAGCAGCGAAGCGTGGCGTTCAGCAGTACCGAGGCGGAGTACATGGCACTGTCGGCGGCATTTTAAGGAGGCGATAGTCATGCGAAGGCTAATTTTGgaaattggaaataaaatttcgCAGCGAACTCACGGTCTTTTACTTAGCTCTCTTAGAATTCTGCCGCTCAATATGGAccaataattatacccgttactcgtagagtaaaagggtatactagatccGTTGAAAATAATGTAACAGGccgaaggaagcgtttccgaccatataaagtatatatattcttgatcaggatcaatagccgagtcgatatggccatgtccgtctgtccgtccgtctgtccgtctgtccgtatgaacgtcgagatctcaggaactacaaaaggtagaaagttgagactaagcatacagactccagagacatagacgcagcgcaagtttgccgattcatgttgccacgcctactctaacgcccacaaaccgcccaaaactgccacgcccacacttttaaaaaatgtttctatattttttcatttttgtattagtcgtgtaaatttctaacgatttgccaaaaaactttttgccacgcccactctaacgcccacaaactgcccaaagctgccacgcccacacttttgaaaaatgttttaatattttttcatttttgtataagtcttgtaaatttctatcgatttgccaaaacatttttttgccacgcccacgctaacgcccacaaaccgccaaaaactgtctgtGTTAAAGaatctccttcgcacttccactagctgagtaacgggtatcagatagtcggggaactatAGCGTTCCCTCTTGTTTTTGTCTTTATTCCTTTGACTGCTAACATTTATTGATCTCCTTTTGTGACATTTGTTAGGCGAAAAGCCGTTAGAAATCTATTCATATATACCTTTTTACTTTCAATTTCGAGTATTGTGCACGAAATCTGTCGCACATATGGCACCTTGACGCTGCCAGtcattctgtttgtttttctgtcACTATGCTTATAATGAGTGTTTTTTCATGTTATAGAACTCTTagttggcattactgttcaAGATGGCGACCAATTGCTGTGACTGTGATGGTTCTGTGCGGAATACGTATCGCGCACTACGTCTATTTAATCGTCGGAAAAATAGTGCATCAGGgcagttaattcgattaaccATGACCAACCATTTCTCTATGGTGCATACAGGTAAAGCTATTGCGGAAGACTCAAATGAGTCCATCCACCATCGAGCACAGACAACCGATCAGCCTAACGATCATTAAGCAAGGCGTGGATTCGTCGAATGGGCCCAAAATAAGATTGCCGTTGTTTCCGAATCTCATAGGCGAATATGGCTTAGCGATAAAGCGCACTTCTGGTTGAATGGCACGTCGCAACTGTTACACAGCTTTTGCCATAATCGATTTTTGAGAACCCACGATTGGTGACCGCCtaatttcattattataaAACAACTTACGTGCTTTATTATAGCATTCTACCAATTTTCGAGCATACCTATTGATAGTTCCTCGTTGTGCTTGGCTATTTTGGCTGACATTTGTCCGACTTGTCAAATTCCGTTTTAGTcttgttgggtcatgcagccgccaaaactgtgcagtagactaatctcatactcttaatattgtaagccgaaatagtcagtggtagcagttgcgatgcccatagtgcaaaccgctgttctcgcacgcatttatctgtacggcgctcattccttgttctctttgttatctacctacgttaagcttgggcgctgcatttcggctgtctgtcccgccaattgtcacttcttcgttttttcggcaaagactcaacttg is a window encoding:
- the LOC122620875 gene encoding ATP-dependent DNA helicase pif1-like is translated as MPSPNRPMHGLFDRELQREQQYNINELQTFVNWNLPKLNDQQKHVYDTIMQAVQNYVGGLYFLDAPGGTGKTFVVSLILAAIRSQQKIALALASSGIAATLLDGGRTAHSALKLPLNVQVIDNPTCNISRNSARTKVLQQAAIILLENVQ